In Hallerella succinigenes, the following are encoded in one genomic region:
- a CDS encoding geranylgeranylglyceryl/heptaprenylglyceryl phosphate synthase, which produces MLQIGKTESALNAAIEKRGALFAVLLDPDTSDDTALLKAGSMAAENGADLLLVGGSFMGNFKLPDQVAALKKEVSLPVVLFPGGASQVVPGFDAVLFITLVSGRNPNYLIDEQVRGGVLIRSLGMEAIPTAYELINSGKPTAVEYISNTSPIPADKPKLSMVHSIAAELMGMRYVYLEAGSGAELPVPVEHIAYTRKATQMKIITGGGIREPETAHARVAAGAQIIVTGTLWEKVKDPVLLQEFAASIHVKG; this is translated from the coding sequence ATGCTTCAAATTGGAAAAACGGAATCAGCCTTGAATGCGGCAATCGAAAAACGCGGCGCTTTGTTCGCCGTGTTGCTCGACCCGGATACTTCGGACGATACAGCTCTCTTGAAAGCGGGCTCCATGGCTGCGGAAAACGGCGCAGACCTTTTGCTTGTGGGCGGCTCGTTCATGGGAAATTTCAAGTTGCCGGACCAGGTGGCGGCTCTCAAGAAAGAAGTTTCGCTTCCGGTGGTACTTTTCCCGGGAGGCGCTTCTCAGGTTGTGCCGGGCTTTGATGCCGTCCTTTTCATTACGCTTGTTTCTGGACGGAATCCGAATTACCTGATCGATGAACAGGTGCGCGGTGGCGTCCTCATCCGTTCTCTTGGCATGGAAGCGATTCCGACCGCTTACGAGCTAATCAATAGCGGAAAACCGACTGCGGTGGAATACATCAGCAATACTTCTCCGATTCCGGCGGATAAACCAAAGCTTTCGATGGTGCATTCGATTGCGGCGGAACTCATGGGCATGCGCTACGTGTATTTAGAGGCGGGTTCTGGCGCAGAATTGCCGGTGCCGGTGGAACATATCGCCTACACGCGAAAAGCGACGCAGATGAAGATTATTACAGGCGGTGGCATCCGTGAACCGGAAACCGCTCATGCTCGCGTTGCTGCGGGAGCGCAGATCATTGTGACGGGCACCCTTTGGGAAAAGGTGAAGGACCCGGTTCTGCTTCAGGAATTCGCGGCGTCAATCCACGTAAAGGGTTAA
- a CDS encoding ABC transporter ATP-binding protein codes for MRPKKALTDVTFHVPKGVIYGFIGPNGAGKSTTIKLLTGLLRKDSGKILVAGFEPSKVESRKHLGYSPEQPYFYDYLTGRELMRFYGRLCGLDGKPLEDRITWALSLLNADKDWIDRRLRTYSKGMMQRVGIAQAILSKPELLILDEPMSGLDPVGRKDVREAILSLNKEGVTVFYSSHLLSDVETISHRVAMVVGGKIVREGTVDDITLNTSAEYHVHVAADIPDADLPQDVKPQGTTPREWVCKNAEARDRFIDFCLKSGLPIERMEHQRPSLEDVLTEEIARAEH; via the coding sequence ATGCGTCCCAAAAAGGCGCTTACCGATGTGACCTTCCATGTGCCGAAGGGTGTCATCTACGGTTTTATCGGCCCGAACGGCGCCGGAAAATCGACGACGATCAAACTGCTCACAGGGCTTCTCCGTAAGGATTCGGGAAAGATTCTCGTCGCAGGCTTTGAACCTTCGAAGGTCGAAAGTCGCAAGCACTTAGGATATTCCCCTGAACAGCCGTACTTTTACGATTACCTCACCGGTCGCGAACTGATGCGTTTTTACGGACGCTTGTGCGGCCTTGATGGTAAGCCTCTCGAAGACCGCATCACGTGGGCGCTTTCGCTTTTGAATGCGGACAAGGATTGGATCGACCGCAGGCTGCGCACCTATTCGAAAGGGATGATGCAGCGCGTAGGCATTGCCCAGGCGATTCTTTCTAAGCCGGAACTCCTGATTCTCGATGAACCGATGAGCGGACTTGACCCGGTGGGTCGTAAGGATGTCCGTGAAGCGATCCTTTCCTTGAACAAGGAAGGCGTGACCGTATTCTATTCAAGCCACTTGCTTTCGGATGTGGAAACGATCAGTCATCGTGTGGCGATGGTCGTGGGCGGTAAGATCGTTCGCGAAGGTACAGTGGATGACATTACGTTGAATACTTCTGCGGAATATCACGTTCACGTGGCTGCTGACATTCCAGATGCGGATCTTCCGCAAGATGTGAAACCGCAGGGAACGACTCCGCGCGAATGGGTCTGCAAGAATGCAGAAGCCCGCGACCGCTTCATTGATTTTTGTCTCAAGTCTGGACTTCCGATTGAACGCATGGAACATCAGCGTCCGAGCCTGGAAGACGTTTTGACCGAGGAGATTGCTCGTGCAGAACATTAA
- a CDS encoding ABC transporter permease produces the protein MQNIKNIGIIALNTFRESVRNKVLYNIVFLAIALAFFSILLGEWSVFDRAHVIKSTTLSIMSISGLLISVFVGISLVQKEIQGRTVLTLLSKPISRAVFIVGKYLGLLGVIAVHLALLTVVYYVILALTGSNPTLSLLNAVYLIFWEMAIVVAVALLFSTFSSPVLSALFTIGIYMAGRLSNELMEQVNFVRRVGEIEGGQGVVLEKVASLIHAVFPGLYRFDISAYVVHNVALPTHYIFWNSLYALGYIGVFLAIASWWFSRRDFV, from the coding sequence GTGCAGAACATTAAGAATATTGGAATTATCGCGTTGAACACCTTCCGCGAATCCGTTCGAAACAAGGTGCTCTATAACATCGTGTTCTTGGCGATTGCGCTTGCCTTTTTTAGCATCTTGCTCGGCGAATGGTCTGTCTTTGACCGTGCGCATGTGATCAAGTCTACGACTCTCAGCATCATGTCGATTTCGGGCCTTTTGATTTCCGTCTTTGTGGGCATTAGCCTTGTACAGAAGGAAATCCAGGGACGAACCGTTTTGACCTTGCTTTCGAAGCCGATTAGCCGTGCGGTGTTTATCGTCGGCAAGTATCTTGGCCTTTTGGGAGTGATTGCGGTACACCTTGCCTTGCTGACCGTGGTCTATTACGTGATCCTTGCACTGACCGGTTCGAATCCGACGCTTTCCCTTTTGAACGCGGTGTATTTGATTTTCTGGGAAATGGCGATTGTCGTTGCCGTGGCGCTTCTCTTCTCGACCTTTTCGAGTCCGGTGCTTTCAGCTCTTTTCACAATCGGCATTTACATGGCTGGACGTCTTTCCAATGAACTCATGGAACAGGTGAACTTTGTGCGCCGCGTGGGTGAAATCGAAGGCGGTCAGGGTGTGGTTTTGGAAAAGGTGGCGAGCTTGATTCACGCGGTGTTCCCGGGTCTTTACCGTTTTGATATTTCTGCCTATGTGGTGCATAACGTTGCGCTTCCGACTCATTACATCTTCTGGAATAGCTTGTATGCTCTGGGCTATATCGGAGTGTTCCTTGCGATTGCCAGCTGGTGGTTTAGCCGTAGGGATTTCGTATGA
- a CDS encoding ATPase, T2SS/T4P/T4SS family gives MMTKNQIMAKVLFSNNLVSERQIQEYWGKIDASHDLGELLLEAGILDQQTYAAVSQYVQDLEVKLKAAEEAKAAQTKQEQANPASSAFERPKAAAPKPAQKPAPTSKPAPVAEAPKTDAEKPLALEGNNPYGESTATSVQIEKVEGLEQTRIAPVAIASAEEELMADDKPVEEALPDRFEIESGEGSIAVPSQLTNENSLAEILAFARNYKATDVYLSATAPIAMRVCGSVHYVNENPFDASQLSKLLSEAKLGFADGYEPVVGVDFSKSFALAGAGRNRLTVTWNDTIPSLAIRVISAESIPLDKLYLPPFCADFLDLPHGLVLIAGPSGSGRSTTIGAFGEALSQKRFVLLESIEKPVERLLSNGNGMTVQKEVGLHAKSGVSALHDAVQAGAGVILFDHLETVDELWAALQASSAGALVFAVAAGNDVYGLLSRLLSAAADREDELAAALSDELKGVIVQHLIPVIDNQDQVLAVEALKVTFSIANLIRRRELIQLPSAIAAAKNLGLSLDDSLQNLVESGYIRGEDAWQRSLNRRRFAAYRPKK, from the coding sequence ATGATGACAAAAAACCAAATCATGGCCAAGGTCCTGTTCTCGAACAATTTGGTTTCGGAACGGCAGATTCAAGAGTATTGGGGTAAAATCGATGCGTCGCACGACCTCGGCGAACTCTTGCTCGAAGCTGGGATTCTCGATCAGCAGACCTATGCTGCGGTTTCGCAGTATGTCCAGGATTTGGAAGTCAAGCTGAAGGCGGCGGAAGAAGCCAAGGCTGCACAGACAAAACAGGAACAGGCAAATCCTGCATCTTCTGCATTTGAACGCCCGAAGGCGGCCGCTCCGAAGCCCGCGCAGAAACCTGCTCCAACGTCGAAACCCGCTCCAGTTGCAGAAGCTCCGAAGACGGATGCAGAAAAGCCTCTGGCTTTGGAAGGCAATAATCCGTATGGGGAATCCACTGCGACAAGCGTTCAGATTGAAAAGGTCGAAGGCTTGGAACAGACGCGCATTGCCCCGGTCGCCATCGCCTCTGCAGAAGAAGAACTGATGGCAGACGACAAGCCTGTGGAAGAGGCTTTGCCGGACCGCTTTGAAATCGAAAGCGGGGAAGGGTCGATTGCTGTTCCGAGTCAGCTAACGAATGAAAATTCTCTCGCCGAAATCTTGGCGTTTGCCAGAAATTATAAAGCGACGGACGTTTATCTTTCGGCAACCGCTCCGATCGCGATGCGAGTCTGCGGCTCGGTCCATTACGTGAACGAGAATCCGTTTGATGCTTCGCAACTTTCGAAACTGCTTTCCGAAGCCAAGCTGGGCTTTGCGGATGGATACGAACCGGTTGTCGGGGTGGATTTTAGCAAGTCCTTTGCTCTTGCCGGTGCAGGCCGTAACCGTTTGACGGTCACGTGGAACGATACGATTCCTTCGCTTGCCATCCGTGTGATTTCGGCGGAATCAATCCCGCTCGATAAGCTTTACCTGCCGCCGTTCTGTGCCGATTTTTTGGATTTGCCGCACGGCCTTGTGTTGATTGCAGGCCCTTCGGGAAGTGGGCGTTCGACGACGATTGGCGCCTTTGGCGAAGCTCTTTCTCAAAAGCGCTTTGTCCTTTTGGAATCCATAGAAAAGCCGGTGGAACGTTTGCTTTCAAATGGGAATGGCATGACGGTGCAGAAGGAAGTCGGCTTGCATGCAAAATCCGGTGTTTCGGCTTTGCACGATGCTGTGCAGGCTGGGGCGGGCGTGATTCTTTTTGACCATCTCGAAACGGTCGATGAACTTTGGGCTGCTTTGCAGGCCTCTTCGGCAGGCGCGCTCGTGTTTGCTGTGGCTGCCGGCAATGATGTTTACGGTTTGCTTTCTCGCTTGCTCAGTGCGGCTGCGGATCGTGAAGATGAGCTCGCCGCAGCTCTTTCCGATGAACTGAAGGGAGTCATTGTTCAACACTTGATTCCGGTGATCGATAATCAGGATCAGGTGCTCGCTGTAGAAGCGTTGAAGGTGACTTTTTCGATTGCGAATTTGATCCGTCGCAGGGAACTGATTCAGCTTCCGTCTGCGATTGCGGCTGCCAAGAATTTGGGACTCAGCTTGGATGATTCCTTGCAGAACCTGGTGGAATCCGGTTATATTCGCGGGGAAGACGCCTGGCAGCGTTCTTTGAACCGTCGCCGTTTTGCGGCATACCGTCCTAAGAAGTAA
- a CDS encoding ATPase, T2SS/T4P/T4SS family has product MANSLDTFLNYALQIGASDLILAEGLVPAVRIAGQVRMIPDAPKLEFGDLENFLGPLDGESGAFRGGPWENIEWRVRYSREAFGKMATLHPIGLDAPMLASLEVPDSVTSLLGACSGIVLFAGPMACGKTTTASAYVSELCTKKVLRASFLDPLPEYKMQTGQSLVKKNRAHVSLVDEIAQNVLSGTDLFWLGDLQAESCVPMLKAAESGALVVATVNAGSVKDVLTYLLSAETAENKKLAQTLLAANLKAIVTQRLILSADQTSLVSAWEVLYNDTNIAPLIHAGEYYKVPQAMRSAISEGMLPLDDSLLALVKDNRITKDAARLYAVDESHFL; this is encoded by the coding sequence ATGGCGAATTCTCTGGATACGTTTTTGAATTATGCGTTGCAGATTGGCGCTTCGGATTTGATTTTGGCGGAAGGACTTGTGCCTGCTGTGCGTATTGCAGGACAGGTGCGCATGATTCCGGATGCTCCCAAATTAGAGTTCGGCGATTTGGAAAACTTTTTAGGTCCGCTAGACGGAGAAAGCGGCGCTTTTCGCGGTGGCCCGTGGGAAAATATCGAATGGCGCGTGCGCTATTCACGTGAAGCTTTCGGTAAGATGGCGACATTGCATCCGATTGGCTTGGACGCTCCGATGCTCGCTTCGCTAGAGGTTCCGGATTCGGTGACGAGCCTGCTTGGCGCCTGTTCGGGAATTGTTCTGTTTGCAGGTCCGATGGCGTGCGGTAAGACGACGACGGCTTCGGCTTATGTTTCGGAACTTTGCACAAAGAAGGTTCTCCGCGCGAGCTTCCTCGATCCTCTGCCGGAATACAAAATGCAGACCGGTCAGAGCCTTGTCAAAAAGAACCGCGCACATGTATCGCTTGTCGATGAAATCGCCCAGAACGTTCTTTCTGGAACCGACCTTTTCTGGCTCGGAGATCTGCAAGCGGAATCCTGCGTCCCCATGCTCAAAGCCGCAGAATCGGGCGCGCTGGTCGTCGCCACGGTCAATGCAGGCAGTGTCAAGGACGTTTTGACGTATCTGCTTTCCGCAGAAACCGCGGAAAATAAAAAGCTCGCCCAGACGCTTCTCGCCGCAAACTTGAAGGCGATTGTCACGCAAAGGCTTATCCTTTCTGCAGACCAGACATCTCTTGTTTCGGCGTGGGAAGTGCTTTACAACGACACGAACATTGCACCGCTCATTCACGCAGGCGAATATTACAAGGTTCCTCAGGCGATGCGTTCCGCTATTTCGGAAGGAATGCTCCCGCTCGACGATTCCTTGCTCGCACTGGTGAAGGATAACCGCATTACGAAGGATGCGGCTCGCCTTTACGCGGTCGATGAATCGCACTTTCTGTAG
- a CDS encoding patatin-like phospholipase family protein — MSIFQSGCAAILFASALIFAQGETVVSTQDSAVSNEQLVSHEQLVSNERSVSNEQPVPQKTVLYLGGGAYSPWYSLGVLYAVRDYRIPVDSVVGTSWGAFIGALWSQGFELDNIQRLITDSLFVSQLLSKNAAEKPLVNLPISKSGTPSLAFRYAFFGDSDGYAHFRAKDLDPDSAAYSRALFRFQIQEALTRADSSVVPFTALACKEGTLVSSTALASLPFRETSGENCPTFVPQDSAFALYVSAYPLRKSLSHDGVMTIAGFENALEQVRLQKEDSSRHLVVIRPHVVSEDSPLALMQLGYSDVEKKMGELAPIAKFAKDRPPPQDSILPRFTIEPSFESLPSASYSHVSAYWNEADTGLQAPAKFLKRISESPFYDSVQINMDSVGIAKVSAKTTPILEFRVGGFGSNLFGPLAYAGMDFRYVNQFEYAFTVDGYVGEYSYAVRPILGIHGMFGGRGSVSVQGNISKREPLKGYFSDFDEELRILEVRENDLTLALDYKDSALDIVVSVLLGESEFKTSLSEDFGTLHVNSWIPQVSLVRSRGGFEEWFGSRGYRLQGNLGLRSVNLTSDGSGSAPLYFSSTLDAQKAFAPTDFLALGIGASGAVNVRRKSGYGYEYPEDLEVFPEVTDPAISNWFRLHAALSPWSEAWNYAEQSSHHYGAIRANAGLHNGIFGAWIFGAYMRDFEENPTVELDADRLLLESMLRVAYRSVDVRVGMSRLVSLKDFSDFTHVKQYHYFFQVGANW, encoded by the coding sequence ATGAGCATTTTCCAAAGCGGATGTGCCGCAATCCTTTTTGCAAGTGCATTGATTTTTGCACAAGGCGAAACAGTCGTTTCAACGCAAGATTCTGCCGTTTCAAATGAACAGCTCGTTTCACATGAACAGCTCGTTTCAAACGAACGGTCTGTTTCAAATGAACAACCCGTTCCACAAAAAACGGTCCTTTATCTCGGCGGGGGAGCATATTCTCCATGGTATTCGCTCGGCGTCTTGTATGCGGTGCGTGATTACCGCATTCCGGTGGATTCTGTCGTAGGAACCTCTTGGGGCGCATTCATCGGAGCCCTTTGGAGTCAAGGCTTTGAACTGGACAACATCCAAAGATTGATCACAGACTCGCTTTTTGTTTCTCAGCTTCTTTCTAAAAATGCAGCGGAAAAGCCTTTGGTGAATCTTCCGATTTCCAAATCGGGAACACCGTCGCTTGCCTTCCGTTATGCGTTCTTTGGGGATTCTGATGGTTATGCGCATTTTCGTGCAAAAGATCTGGATCCGGATTCCGCCGCTTATAGCCGGGCCCTTTTTCGCTTTCAAATTCAAGAGGCTTTAACGCGAGCGGATTCCAGTGTGGTACCGTTTACCGCACTCGCCTGCAAAGAGGGAACTCTTGTTTCGTCAACGGCCTTGGCTTCGCTTCCGTTCCGCGAAACTTCGGGGGAAAACTGCCCGACTTTTGTGCCACAGGATTCCGCTTTTGCCCTTTACGTGAGCGCGTATCCGCTGCGAAAGAGCCTTTCTCACGACGGTGTGATGACAATTGCCGGCTTTGAAAACGCTCTTGAACAGGTGCGCCTGCAAAAAGAAGATTCCTCTCGGCATTTGGTCGTCATCCGTCCGCATGTCGTTTCGGAAGATTCGCCGCTTGCCTTGATGCAGTTGGGTTACTCGGATGTTGAAAAGAAAATGGGGGAGCTTGCTCCGATTGCCAAATTTGCCAAGGATCGCCCGCCTCCACAAGATTCCATTCTTCCGCGCTTTACCATTGAACCGTCTTTTGAAAGTTTGCCGTCCGCTTCCTATTCGCATGTATCTGCGTATTGGAACGAAGCGGATACAGGTCTTCAGGCACCGGCCAAGTTCTTGAAGCGGATTTCTGAATCGCCTTTCTATGATTCTGTACAAATTAATATGGACTCCGTGGGCATCGCCAAAGTCTCGGCAAAGACGACTCCGATTCTAGAATTCCGAGTGGGCGGTTTCGGGTCCAATCTTTTTGGGCCTCTTGCTTATGCGGGCATGGATTTTCGCTATGTGAATCAGTTTGAATATGCGTTTACCGTGGACGGCTATGTGGGGGAATATTCTTACGCGGTCCGTCCGATTCTTGGAATTCACGGTATGTTCGGCGGTCGTGGAAGCGTTTCCGTCCAAGGAAATATTTCCAAGCGGGAACCGCTCAAAGGATATTTTTCGGATTTCGACGAGGAACTTCGCATTCTGGAAGTCCGCGAAAACGATTTGACTTTAGCCTTGGATTACAAGGATTCTGCATTGGACATCGTCGTGAGCGTTCTCCTTGGAGAATCGGAATTTAAAACGTCTCTTTCGGAAGATTTCGGAACGTTACATGTGAATTCCTGGATTCCGCAGGTTTCTCTTGTTCGCAGTCGGGGAGGCTTTGAAGAATGGTTTGGCAGTCGCGGTTACCGCTTGCAGGGAAACTTAGGGCTGCGGTCGGTGAACCTTACCTCCGATGGCTCGGGAAGCGCTCCGCTGTATTTTTCGTCGACGCTCGATGCGCAAAAGGCTTTTGCTCCAACGGATTTTCTAGCTCTTGGGATCGGAGCGTCGGGGGCTGTAAATGTGCGTCGGAAATCGGGCTACGGTTATGAATATCCCGAAGATCTGGAAGTCTTTCCAGAGGTGACGGATCCTGCAATCAGCAACTGGTTTCGCTTGCACGCGGCACTTTCCCCTTGGAGTGAAGCCTGGAATTATGCAGAACAAAGCTCGCATCATTACGGAGCGATCCGTGCAAATGCGGGCTTGCACAATGGAATCTTTGGCGCCTGGATTTTTGGCGCGTATATGCGCGACTTTGAAGAAAATCCGACCGTGGAACTCGATGCTGACAGGCTTCTCTTGGAATCGATGCTCCGGGTTGCATACCGCAGCGTGGACGTACGCGTCGGTATGAGCCGTCTAGTTTCCTTAAAAGATTTTAGCGACTTCACCCATGTGAAGCAGTATCACTACTTCTTCCAGGTCGGAGCGAATTGGTAA
- the mltG gene encoding endolytic transglycosylase MltG, translated as MKKFFFALLILAFLAAGSLYFAKQRIFAPSETENWTTFQVENGSSAVKIGKILEANGLISNGKLFSWWCRLEKIQLKAGWYDIPPKTSIASLAEILSSGKTATRKVTIPEGRASWEMPAYFREAIPDFDSTQWENLVHDAEFAKELGINAHSLEGYLLPDTYPIEYGATEKDIARQMVRANLKLKSEMEALNSPLWNELGGWHQVLTLASVVEEETGKTDERAMIAGVFVNRLRQGISLGADPTVRFIYRNLTGPIYRSQLQSDSPYNTRRFRGLMPGPISNPGRKAIEATLHPANTDALFFVAKDDGSGTHFFARTLSQHNKFKSTAARNRGE; from the coding sequence ATGAAAAAATTTTTTTTCGCACTCCTCATATTGGCTTTCCTCGCCGCAGGATCGCTTTATTTTGCCAAACAGCGTATTTTCGCCCCTTCTGAAACCGAAAATTGGACCACTTTCCAGGTGGAAAACGGCTCCTCTGCGGTCAAAATTGGCAAAATTTTAGAAGCAAACGGCCTGATTTCAAACGGCAAACTGTTTTCCTGGTGGTGCAGACTCGAAAAAATCCAGTTGAAAGCAGGCTGGTACGATATTCCGCCCAAGACCAGCATCGCAAGTCTTGCCGAAATTCTTTCCTCGGGAAAGACCGCCACGCGTAAAGTCACGATTCCGGAAGGCCGAGCCTCTTGGGAAATGCCCGCCTACTTCCGAGAAGCCATCCCGGACTTTGATTCTACCCAATGGGAAAACCTCGTCCACGATGCGGAGTTCGCCAAGGAACTCGGGATAAACGCCCACAGCTTGGAAGGCTATCTGCTCCCGGATACATACCCAATAGAATACGGCGCAACCGAAAAGGACATCGCCCGGCAGATGGTAAGAGCCAACCTGAAGCTCAAGTCCGAGATGGAAGCTTTGAACAGCCCCCTCTGGAACGAGCTCGGCGGATGGCACCAGGTACTGACCCTTGCAAGCGTTGTCGAAGAAGAAACGGGCAAGACCGACGAACGCGCAATGATTGCAGGCGTTTTTGTGAATCGCTTGCGCCAAGGAATTTCGCTCGGAGCGGACCCGACTGTCCGCTTTATCTACCGCAACCTGACAGGCCCGATCTACCGAAGCCAGTTGCAAAGCGATAGCCCTTACAACACAAGACGCTTCCGCGGGCTGATGCCGGGCCCGATCTCTAATCCAGGACGCAAGGCAATCGAAGCGACTCTCCACCCAGCAAACACGGATGCGCTTTTCTTTGTCGCCAAAGACGACGGTTCGGGAACGCATTTCTTTGCAAGGACGCTTTCACAGCACAACAAGTTCAAGTCGACAGCCGCTCGGAACCGCGGCGAATAA
- the ung gene encoding uracil-DNA glycosylase, whose amino-acid sequence MVKLDPTWLEMLKDQFEQPYFLHLKEVLTEEKKKYTVYPPGPQIFAALDECPVDKVKAVIIGQDPYHNPGQANGLCFSVADGVQPPPSLVNIFKELHDDVGIPFPQSGNLENWAHQGVLLLNASLTVRAHQAASHSQIGWQQFTDTIIQRLSERKENLVFLLWGSFAIRKKMLVAKNRGHLILEAPHPSPLSAYRGFFGCKHFSLANAFLKSKGIAEIDWTP is encoded by the coding sequence ATGGTGAAGTTAGATCCGACATGGCTGGAAATGCTCAAAGACCAATTTGAGCAGCCGTACTTTTTGCACTTGAAAGAAGTCCTTACAGAAGAAAAAAAGAAGTACACCGTGTACCCGCCGGGACCGCAGATTTTTGCAGCCCTCGACGAATGCCCGGTGGACAAGGTCAAAGCGGTCATCATCGGCCAGGATCCTTACCACAATCCGGGGCAGGCAAACGGGCTCTGCTTTTCCGTAGCCGACGGCGTCCAGCCGCCACCGTCCCTTGTGAACATTTTCAAGGAACTCCACGACGACGTGGGCATCCCCTTTCCACAGAGCGGTAACCTCGAAAACTGGGCACACCAGGGTGTTCTTCTGTTGAACGCAAGCCTGACCGTCCGCGCGCACCAGGCTGCCTCCCACTCTCAGATCGGCTGGCAACAGTTTACCGATACGATTATCCAGCGCCTTTCCGAACGCAAGGAAAACCTGGTCTTTTTGCTGTGGGGAAGCTTTGCCATTCGCAAAAAAATGCTCGTCGCCAAGAACCGCGGCCATCTGATTTTGGAAGCCCCGCACCCGAGCCCGCTTTCTGCTTATAGGGGCTTCTTTGGTTGTAAACACTTTAGCCTGGCAAACGCTTTTTTGAAGAGCAAGGGAATTGCGGAAATTGATTGGACACCTTGA
- a CDS encoding class I SAM-dependent methyltransferase yields MQSIPWENAEFARFVNEAVQKKTDVLKLAEKISKGPFADLRGPILDYIALVPKYRKKFGTDALLACDKLALEQSTAADIGIFKARLFEKATSIDDLCCGMGGDSFFLNKGIPVRGVDLSEERVAMYRFNTKALGAPREAILADIRTLEKRSDYFTVDPARRAKEGDNQRNFSELTPTFAEVLELSRLYKGGMAKLPPGYPTEEFPADAEIIYLGAKNDCRECLVLFGALAENPGKTRAIAIDNQGSAHSWISESASSTAKELPLGELSAYISEPIPVLVRSHLFAEAALKSAPDAHLISAGIAYAASDCPLDSEAFHNFRVLGSAPISTGKVKKLLKEFDVGKLTLKKRGVEIVPEAEIKRLAPKGGREAILFYTRVAGEKTAILAEAL; encoded by the coding sequence ATGCAGAGCATTCCTTGGGAAAACGCTGAATTTGCGCGCTTTGTGAACGAAGCTGTCCAAAAGAAGACGGATGTTCTAAAACTCGCCGAAAAAATCTCGAAAGGCCCGTTCGCCGACTTGCGCGGACCGATTCTCGACTACATTGCGCTCGTTCCCAAGTACCGTAAAAAGTTTGGAACAGATGCGCTCCTCGCCTGCGATAAGCTTGCCCTGGAGCAGTCCACCGCCGCCGACATCGGAATTTTTAAAGCACGCCTTTTTGAAAAGGCGACTTCGATCGACGATCTTTGCTGCGGTATGGGCGGCGACAGCTTTTTTTTGAACAAAGGGATTCCGGTCCGCGGCGTAGACCTTTCAGAAGAACGCGTCGCCATGTATCGCTTTAACACCAAAGCTTTAGGCGCTCCCCGTGAAGCGATCCTCGCCGATATCCGCACCCTTGAAAAGCGGAGCGATTACTTTACCGTCGATCCCGCCCGGCGTGCCAAGGAAGGCGATAACCAGCGAAACTTTTCAGAGCTCACCCCGACCTTTGCCGAAGTCCTTGAACTTTCTAGGCTCTACAAGGGCGGTATGGCAAAGCTTCCCCCGGGATACCCGACAGAAGAATTTCCCGCAGACGCCGAAATCATTTATTTAGGCGCGAAAAACGATTGCCGCGAATGCCTTGTTCTCTTTGGCGCCCTCGCCGAAAACCCGGGCAAGACCCGCGCCATAGCCATTGACAACCAAGGAAGCGCTCACAGTTGGATTTCTGAAAGCGCCTCATCGACAGCCAAAGAACTTCCCCTCGGAGAACTCAGCGCCTATATCTCAGAACCGATTCCTGTTCTTGTCCGCAGCCATCTCTTTGCCGAAGCCGCCTTAAAATCCGCACCGGATGCGCATCTGATTTCTGCAGGCATCGCCTATGCGGCAAGCGATTGCCCACTCGATAGCGAAGCATTCCACAACTTCCGCGTCCTCGGCAGCGCCCCGATTTCAACCGGCAAAGTCAAAAAGCTTTTGAAGGAATTCGACGTCGGCAAGCTCACCCTTAAAAAACGTGGCGTAGAGATTGTCCCAGAAGCCGAAATCAAGCGTCTCGCCCCCAAGGGGGGACGCGAAGCGATTCTCTTTTATACGCGCGTTGCAGGCGAAAAGACAGCGATTCTAGCCGAAGCTCTTTAA